AATATAATGTAAATCCCACTACCATTTCAAAAAATGCGGCCTTGATTCGCCAAGTGATGATGGATGTGAAGTGAAGGAGGAAATCGAATGTCTGATGCTGGAAAAATTTATGATGTAATCATTGCCGGGGCAGGTCCTGCCGGGATGACGGCTGCCGTTTATACGTCAAGGGCCAATTTAAGCACGTTAATGATTGAACGGGGCATTCCTGGAGGACAAATGGCAAATACCGAAGAGGTAGAAAACTATCCGGGGTTTGACCATATTCTTGGACCGGATTTGTCGAATAAGATGTTTGAACATGCCAAAAAATTTGGCGCGGAATATGCCTATGGAGACATAAAAAAAGTTGTAGATGGTGAGGAGTATAAGACGGTCATTACTAGCAACAAGGAATATAAAGGGAAGTCTGTGATTGTTGCCACTGGGGCGGAACACCGAAAGTTGGGGGTCCCGGGTGAGAAGGAATTATCAGGCAGGGGAGTCTCCTATTGCGCTGTTTGCGACGGGGCTTTCTTTAAAGGAAAAGAATTGGTAGTTGTAGGCGGGGGAGATTCGGCAGTAGAAGAAGCCGTTTATCTGACCAGATTTGCCACAAAGGTAACTATTATACATCGGAGAGATGAATTAAGAGCCCAAAAAATACTGCAAAAACGGGCCATGGAAAATGAAAAAATCGATTTCATATGGAATCATGTGGTCAAAGAGATTAAAGGAGAGAATAAAGTAGAAGCTGTAGTTATCGAAGATGTAAAAACAGGAGAACAGAGGGAATTTTCCTGTGATGGAGTATTTATCTATGTGGGGATGGATCCTCTTTCTGAGGCGGTAAAAGATCTTGGGATCACGAATGAAGCGGGTTATATCTTGACTGATGATCAAATGAAAACAAAGGTAGAAGGTATTTTTGCCGCAGGAGATGTCAGGGAGAAACTTCTCCGTCAAATTGTAACGGCTACAGGAGATGGCAGTATTGCTGCCCAGTCGGCTCAACATTATGTAGAAAGTTTGAAGGAAAAAGTAAAATCGTAACAATGTTTTAACCGTTTTGTAATATAAATGAAACAAAAAAGGGGTACACTAGTCATAAGAAATTGACCCCCTTTTTTAGATATTTGGGCGTGTGGAAACACACGCCCCTTCTTTTTACCAGAGAGCAAGGACAGATCTATGAATAGGACTTAAGAATGTACACGCCTGCATGTTGAGTTCGACATAGAGGTCATTAAAGTAGGCTTCAAATCTAAAGAAGGGAGTCCTCAAAAACATATGGGAATTTCGAAGATGGGGTCAGCTTGAGAGCTAATTGCCGTTCATCAGGCCCGAAGCTTTGCCCGAACTCAAAGGAGTCCTTAGTAAATACTGAAGTGCCTTTATATTCGTGTTCTCTTAGGAAAGTGTCTTAGATGGTTGCTTGTTTCTTGTTGCTATCGTTAATTGATGTTATGCTATATGTAATCTCACATGGGTCTGGGAGGGAATCGGATGAACCAGAAGTTAGAAAGGGAAATCAATCTCATTATTATCACAGGAATGTCGGGGGCTGGAAAAACCGTTGCTGTCCAGGCCCTTGAAGACTTAGGGTTCTTTTGTGTAGATAATTTGCCTCCTGTTTTGATACCCAAATTTGCGGAACTGATTGAGCAGTCTGGCGGAAAAATAGAAAAAGTGGCTTTGGTCATTGATTTAAGGGGAAGGGAATTTTTTGAATCCCTGTCAGAAGCCTTAGTTCAATTGGACAGGATGGAGACGGTTTATTACCAAATTCTTTTCCTGGATGCAGCGGATCAAATTCTGGTACAAAGATATAAGGAAACAAGAAGGCGGCATCCTTTATCTCCAGAAGGACAAATTTTGGAAGGGATTACTTCCGAGCGGAAAATGCTGGAGGAAATTAAGGGAAGAGCAACCCAAATTATTGATACCAGTGATATGAAGCCAACAAAATTAAAGGAAAAAATTGCTCAGCGTTTTTCAACTCTTGCTTCCCGGCATTTTTCTGTTCATGTGATGTCCTTTGGATTTAAATATGGGATACCCTTGGATGTGGATTTGGTGTTTGATGTTCGATTTTTGCCTAACCCCCACTATATTGATGGATTGAGAGTAAAAACAGGAAAAGAGCAGGAAGTTTACGAATATGTGATGAAATGGCAGGAGACACAAGAGTTTTTGGATAAATTGATGGGGCTTATTAACTTTTTGCTTCCTTACTATGAAAGGGAAGGGAAGAGTCAGGTGGTTATTGGAATTGGCTGTACAGGAGGGAAGCACCGCTCCGTAGCCATAGCGGAATATATTCATCGTGACCTCCTTTCCAGATATGCCACTTGGGTTGGTCATCGGGATATTGAGCGGGATCGATAAGAAAGAGGTGTCCTATGGAACGGAAATGGGAAGGGGAGGGGCAAACATTTCGGGTGGTCGTCATCGGTGGAGGAACTGGACTATCCGTGTTATTAAGGGGATTAAAAGAACTACCCTTTTTTTTGACTGCTATTGTCACCGTTGCCGATGATGGGGGAAGTTCCGGTGTTCTTCGGGAAGAGATGAAAATGCCGCCGCCGGGTGATGTGCGAAATGTTTTGCTGGCCCTTGCAGATACGGAACCTTTATTGGAAAAAGTTCTTCAGCACCGGTTTGTCAATGGTTCAGGTTTGGCAGGACATAGTTTGGGTAATCTGCTCATCGCCGCCATGAAGGAGATTACCGGAGATTTTGTATTGGCGGTAAAGGAATTAAGCAAAGTCTTGGCCGTTAGGGGAGAAGTGCTTCCGGCAGCCAATCAAGCTATCGTTTTAAAAGCGGAATTGGAAGATGGAACCATTGTTTCAGGGGAGTCTCTTATCCCTAAATCAGGGAAAAAAATAACTCGTGTTTTTTTGCATCCAAAGGATGTAAAGCCTTTACAGGAAGCTTTGGAGGCTCTTAAACAAGCGGATGCCATCATCGTTGGGCCGGGAAGCTTGTACACCAGTATTTTACCTAATTTACTTGTTCCTGGAATTGTTGAGATGATCCGATCTTCCTCGGCTTTGAAGATCTTTATATGTAATGTGATGACCCAACGGGGAGAAACGGAAAATTATTCAGCCGCTGATCATATTCAGGCCATCCATGATCATGTGGGATCTTCCCTTTTTCAATATGTGATCGTGAATAATCAGCAGGTGGATTCCTCTGTTCTTTCCAGGTATGTATTGGAAGGAGCAAAACCAGTAGCGTTTGATGAAGAGAGATTATGGAACTTTGGATATCGGGTGATTGCAGATCAATTTTTAAAATATCATACCCATTTACGCCACGATGCGGGAAAATTAAGTAAAACCATTTGGGAGATTCTCCTCCGTCATCGGAAATGAGGTGTTTTTTTTGTCATTTGCTGCAAAAACTAAAAAAGAGTTAACCACTTTAGAAACAAAGCCTTGCTGTCAACGGGCTGAACTGGCAGCAATTATCCGGATGAATGGTGTGTTGCAACTTGGCAGAAAGCCCTTCGTTTTGGAGATTACAACCGAAAATGCAGCCATTGCCCGCAGAATTTATTCTTTACTCAAGTCGATATATCAGATACATTCTGAGCTTTTGGTCAGAAAAAAAATGAGACTAAAGAAAAACAATATCTATCTCGTTCGTATATCAAATCAAGTGATCGAAATCCTAAAAGATATGGAGGTATTGGGAAATGATCTCTCTTTAAACAACGGAATCCCAAAGGAACTAATCAAATCTCCTTGTTGCAAGCGGGCGTATCTAAGGGGAGCTTTTTTGGCAGGAGGTTCTGTCAACCATCCAGAGCGTTCCTCCTATCATATGGAGATTTTTTCAACCCATCAGAAGCACTGTCAGGATTTGACTGATCTTTCCAATCAATTTCATTTAAATGCAAAATGTATTGAACGGAAAAAAGGACATGTCATGTATATTAAAGAAGGGGAAAAGATTACTGAATTCCTGAATATTATCGGCGCCCATCAGGCCCTTTTATATTTTGAAGATGTCCGAATCGTCAAAGATATGAGGAATTCCGTCAACCGATTGGTGAATTGTGATACGGCCAACTTAAATAAAACCGTTGGAGCTGCTATGAAGCAGATTGAAAATATCCATTTGATTGAAAAAGAAATTGGTTTAGATCAACTGCCGGAACGGTTAAGGGAGGTTGCTCTCCTTCGTCTTCAGCATCCCGATATGAGCCTAACGGAATTAGGCGAATTAATCCCATCTGGAAAGGTAAGCAAATCGGGGGTTAATCACCGGCTTAGAAAAATTAATGAAATCGCTTTAAAAATAAAACAAGCAAAGGGATACACTCCATAATATTCCATGGTATAATAAAAAAAACGACGGACATGGGGGGTTTTAAATGGCATATCAACAAAAAGTAACGGTTAGATTAAAAACTGGATTACAGGCAAGACCGGCTGCTTTATTTGTTCAAGAAGCAAACCGCTATCGATCTGAAATTTTTGTGGAAAAAGAAGATAAAAGAGTAAATGCAAAAAGCATCATGGGAATCATGAGTTTGGCCATTCGCACGGGAACGGAAATCACCATTTATGCCAGTGGAAACGATGAGGAACAGGCCGTGAATCATTTGTCTCAATTTGTCAACCAGGAGCAAGTGGGTTAACATATCAATTTATAACTCGATGGGTCAGGTATAGGTATGTTTTGTTTAAATATGTCGAAAATGAAAAACCGCTGATCAGCGGTTTTTTTCACGGTTAGAATATATAGCTGCAACTTTTCTTTCCTTTCCATCGTCTAATGGATTGAATCGAGAATCGTAAAAATGTTGGGAGGATGGTATGATGAAAGGTATTGTTAAGAAGTTGGGATTTGTGGTTGTCGCAATAGGTTTGGTTGCAGGATTATCCATTTACTCTCCATTGGGAGGGTTGGGAAGTGACCAGCCTACCTATGCAGAGGAAATACAAACCAATGTGATCCAGGTTCAAGGGAAGGGCAAACTCACCGTTGTTCCTGATATAGCCATGGTTAATTTAGGAGTAATGACTGAGGATCGAGATGCTTCAGTGGCAATCCAGCAAAATTCAAAGATATTTGAAGATGTGAGAAGGGCAATTCTTTCTTTGGGTATTAAGGATAAAGATATTAAAACCGTTTCTTTTACGACTTATCCCCAATATAATTGGAAGGAAAATCAACAGGAATTAAGAGGTTATCAAGTGAATCACATGATTCAAGTAACCTTAAGAAATACAAAGGATATTGGAAAGGTGTTGGATGCCGCTAGTAAAGCGGGAGCAAACCGGGTGGAAAATATCAGATATACCACAGATAAGACCGATGAATATGAAAAAGAAGTGTTGAAACTTGCCCTTAAGAATGCAAGGGAAAAGGCGGACGTGATTGCAGCTGCGATTGGTAAGCAGATTACTGATGTAGCAAAGGTCACCCAACTGGGAGTCCCATATTATCCCGATTACTATTCAAACTATTCCATGGAAGTAGCCGCAAAAGCAGGCTATGCTGCGGATACAGTAATTACACCCGGGGAAATTACTATTGAAACCACCGTTGACGTTACGTTTAGGTATTGATCCATTCAAATTAAATCGAATGATCAAATCCAAACCCTGCTAAGTCGGATTCAGCAGGGTTTGAACTCATATTATTCGTTTTTTACTTATTTTATTTGTCTTTTGGCGCACTTGTAATGATGCTATCAACGAGACCGTAGGCTTTTGCTTCTTCTGCAGACATAAAATAATCGCGTTCCGTGTCTTTCTGAATTTTTTCCAAGGGTTGTCCTGTACGTTCAGCCAACACTTGATTCAATCTTTCTCTCATTTTAAGGATACGCTTGGCCTGAATCTCAATATCGCTAGCCTGACCCTGAGCTCCTCCGAGAGGTTGATGAATCATTACTTCACTATTGGGAAGGGCAAACCTCTTACCCCGGGCCCCTGCAGCTAACAGAAATGCTCCCATAGAGGCGGCAATTCCAATACAGATGGTAGATACATCAGGTTTAATAAATTGCATGGTGTCATAAATAGCCATTCCGGCAGTAATTGAACCACCAGGACTATTGATATATAGATGAATATCTTTTTCAGAGTCTTCCGCTGCGAGGAACAACAGTTGGGCAACAACACTGTTTGCCAACCAATCATCAATTGGTGTTCCAAGGAAAATAATTCGGTCTTTTAAAAGACGGGAGTAAATATCATAAGCGCGTTCGCCGCGATTGGTTTGTTCAATAACTGTAGGTACTAAATTCATGGTTTTCCCCTCCTTTTCTATGTCGATCTTATTTTACAATAAAGGTCAAAAAAGGTCAAATAAAAAATCTCTTAACTTTTATTTCTTTCATTCACAAGGTTTACCTTGTGGGATATAATTGAAATGATAGAACTTGTACGGCGAGAATTCAAATGTTTAGGAGGATTTCAAATGATTGATGATCGGCTGAAGAGAATGGAAGAAATGCTTGCAAACCTCATTCATATTGTAGGAAATATTCGTTCCGATCAGGAAGCCATGTGGGAAGAACAGAGGCAAATGAGAGCAGAACTGCAGGATGTGAAGACAGAACAAAGGCAAATAAGAGCAGAATTGCAGGATGTGAAGACAGAACAAAGGCAAATGAGAGCAGAACTGCAGGATGTGAAGACAGAGCAGATGTCGATGAAAGAAAGTATTCTATGGCTGAAACAAGAACAAGAATCCATGAGAAAAGAAGCCGCTGAAAGGCATGAAGAAATCTTAAATCGCCTATCATTTATTGAAAGAGATGTTGAACATACTTGGGAAAAAACTGCCCGAAATGAACGGGAAATTGCTCGTGTCAAGAAACAGTTGGAAGCTAATTTATATCGTGAGTAAGAATAAACGACTCCCTTTAATTCTATGGGGAGTCGTTTATTCATCCATTATATTCCTTCTTTAATTTGTATATTTTGCTTTGGATTTTTCCAATATTGTTGAATGGCTACTATGCCTAGAAGAGCAAATCCAATTATATCCGTAATCATTCCTGGGACAATAAGGGTTAACGCTCCAGCTGTAGCAATAAGCCTGAGTAGAATAGGAATTTGGCTCTTATAATATCCTTCAACAGCGGCACTAAGCGCAATCACCCCAATGATGGAAGTCACCATGACCCAAAGGGTTTCTGTCCAGTGGGACAGATCCTGAAGGAGTAGTTCATTGGAATAGACAAAGACATAAGGAACAATAAACCCTGCCAGGGCTAGACGCAGGGCCTGGATTCCTGTTTTGTTGGGATCCCCTCCGGAAATTCCCGCTCCAGCGAAGGCAGCCAAAGCAACGGGAGGTGTAATATTGGCAAAGATCCCGAAGTAAAACACAAACATATGAGATACAAAGGGTGGAACTCCCATCTGCAATAAGGCTGGTGCCGCCAGCGTTGATGTAATAATATAAGTGGGAATGGAAGGAAGTCCCATACCCATGATCATACTAGCAATCATGGTGTAAATAAGTGTTAGAAATAAACTTCCTTGACCAAGAACGAGAATGGACTGGGTTAATTTGGCCCCCAAACCAGTAAGGGTTGTGACTCCCACAATAATACCGACGATGGCTGTGGACATGGCTACGCTGAGGGCAGCCCGGACTCCGTCCTCCATCGCCTTTAAAATATCCCTTATTCCCATCCGAGTTTTTTTGGAAAAAGCAGCAACAACAACAGATAAGACGATGGCAAAAAAGGCGGCAAAGATCGGTGTTCTTCCGGTAAACAGGAGATAAATCAAGACGACAATGGGAATTAGCAGATGGCCGCTGGTTAATATGACCCTTTTCAGGTTTGGCAGTTCTTCCTTGGGAAGTCCAAGCAATCCTCTCCGTTTAGCCCGCAGGTGAACGATCATAATGACTCCAAGGTAATAGAGAACGGCCGGAAGAATGGCAGCGATGGCTATTTCCGAATAGGGCTTGCCCAAGGTTTCAGCCATGATAAAAGCTGCTGCACCCATGACAGGAGGGATGATTTGGCCTCCGACCGAGGCAGCAGCTTCCACTGCTCCGGCAAATTCCGGCCGGTAACCTACCCGTTTCATCATCGGGATTGTAAATGCACCGGTAGTCACCACATTTGCTAATGCACTGCCGTTTATGGATCCTAGAAAACCGCTGGAAATCACGGCAACCTTAGCAGGGCCTCCGGTTGATCCGCCGGCCATTCCCATAGCCACATCATTAAAAAACTGCCCCATACCAGATCGGTTGAGAAAAGCTCCAAACAGAATAAACAGGATAATATATGACGCCGAAACGGCCAAGGCAGTACCATATATTCCTTCTGTTGTCAGGTACATGTATGCAATTAACTCTTCCAGAGGCTTTCCGCTGTGTTTTAGTAGGCCCGGCATGTAATTACCGAAATAGGCGTATAAGAGGAACAGAATGGATATAATGGTCAAGGCCCAACCTATAATTCTCCGGCTGCCTTCTAGCACGAGAAGTATCAGTAACCCTCCGAAGAACAGATCCCAGAAATTTGGCGCAAAAATGAACATTCGATCGATGATTCCTTGATAATCAACAAATATATAACCGGTAATCGATAAGGACAACAGAGCAAAAATCACGTCAATGACAGACATTTTCGTACGGGAAGCCCTTTTATAAGCCGGATACAGGAGAAAAACAAGGGCCATAATGACCCCGATATGAAGGGATCGATGTTTCAAGGCGTCTAATGGGCCCATGTATGCCGTATATAGCTGATAAGCAGCTAAGGAAATGGCAAGTAAGGAAATGATAAATTTCCAGGGTCCGCTATGAAATTGCCGATATCGAAATTCATTATCCAGTTTTTCAAGGAGCTTCAAATGGTCCTTTTGTTCTGGTTGTTGAGTGTTCTCTGTTGCTTTATGGTGATTTTTGTGGGGTTTCAGGGACATAGGATGCCTCCTTTCTCAGTATGCGGTATTTCCAATATTGAAGGGGAGAAACCCATTCTTTTTGTATGGAAACATATTCACCGTCATCCACCCATTGATAGAGTGGATATACATGGTTGTTGATGATTAAACGATGCTTGGAGTACTTGGACACTCCGATGTCCAGGGAAGGGACAACGACATCAAACCCTCTTGCTACAAACCAATCTCCATCCAAGAAAAATTCTCTGCCTCCTGTATCCGGAGTTCCAGCACCGAAGGCTTTGAAACGTGATTCAATCAATTGTATCTCTCCATTTGTCGTTAATCGAAAGGTTTCCTTCCACTGCTCAAGTTCAACAGAGTGCATCCACTGTAAGGAAAACGTATCATCCTCTAGGAATTCTGTTGCAATAAGCCGGCCTGTCCGCTGCTCACGAATGGTGAGAGCGGACAGAACGGGCATAGTAGATATGAGAATGATCATCAAGATACAGAAGAGAAAGAGAATCCTCTTAAACAATTATTTCAGCACGCCTTTTTCTTTGAAATATTTCTCTGCTCCCGGATGAAGGGGAAGCGGCAGTCCATCGGGACCCTTTTCCAACTTGATTGCTTTTGCGGCGTTATGGGTATCCATCAGGGCTTGCAAATTTTCAAAGAAGGTTTTTGTTAATTCATAGACAGCCTGTTCATCCAATTCTTCATAGGTAATCAAGATATTCTTAATAACAGCCGATGGAATATCTTGATCCAATCCCTTATAGGTACCTGCGGGAATCACATCGAGAGTAAATGCAGGGTAGTCTTTCTTTAAGATGTCCACAATTTCCTGGGGAATTGGAACCAGATTCACATCTTTTGTCGTTGCTAATTCCATAATTCCTGAATTGGGAAGTCCAGAAGAGATAAAGGCTGCATCCACTGTTCCGTTTTTAATTCCATCTATCCCTTCACTGAAAGATAAAAAGTCTTCATTAATATCATCATAGGAGATGCCTGCTGCTTTTAGGATGCGATTGGCCATAATTTCCGTTCCGCTTCCTGCTGCTCCTACAACTACCCTTTTGCCCTTCAAATCTTCCAGT
This sequence is a window from Microaerobacter geothermalis. Protein-coding genes within it:
- the trxB gene encoding thioredoxin-disulfide reductase; its protein translation is MSDAGKIYDVIIAGAGPAGMTAAVYTSRANLSTLMIERGIPGGQMANTEEVENYPGFDHILGPDLSNKMFEHAKKFGAEYAYGDIKKVVDGEEYKTVITSNKEYKGKSVIVATGAEHRKLGVPGEKELSGRGVSYCAVCDGAFFKGKELVVVGGGDSAVEEAVYLTRFATKVTIIHRRDELRAQKILQKRAMENEKIDFIWNHVVKEIKGENKVEAVVIEDVKTGEQREFSCDGVFIYVGMDPLSEAVKDLGITNEAGYILTDDQMKTKVEGIFAAGDVREKLLRQIVTATGDGSIAAQSAQHYVESLKEKVKS
- the rapZ gene encoding RNase adapter RapZ produces the protein MNQKLEREINLIIITGMSGAGKTVAVQALEDLGFFCVDNLPPVLIPKFAELIEQSGGKIEKVALVIDLRGREFFESLSEALVQLDRMETVYYQILFLDAADQILVQRYKETRRRHPLSPEGQILEGITSERKMLEEIKGRATQIIDTSDMKPTKLKEKIAQRFSTLASRHFSVHVMSFGFKYGIPLDVDLVFDVRFLPNPHYIDGLRVKTGKEQEVYEYVMKWQETQEFLDKLMGLINFLLPYYEREGKSQVVIGIGCTGGKHRSVAIAEYIHRDLLSRYATWVGHRDIERDR
- a CDS encoding gluconeogenesis factor YvcK family protein; translation: MERKWEGEGQTFRVVVIGGGTGLSVLLRGLKELPFFLTAIVTVADDGGSSGVLREEMKMPPPGDVRNVLLALADTEPLLEKVLQHRFVNGSGLAGHSLGNLLIAAMKEITGDFVLAVKELSKVLAVRGEVLPAANQAIVLKAELEDGTIVSGESLIPKSGKKITRVFLHPKDVKPLQEALEALKQADAIIVGPGSLYTSILPNLLVPGIVEMIRSSSALKIFICNVMTQRGETENYSAADHIQAIHDHVGSSLFQYVIVNNQQVDSSVLSRYVLEGAKPVAFDEERLWNFGYRVIADQFLKYHTHLRHDAGKLSKTIWEILLRHRK
- the whiA gene encoding DNA-binding protein WhiA; the encoded protein is MSFAAKTKKELTTLETKPCCQRAELAAIIRMNGVLQLGRKPFVLEITTENAAIARRIYSLLKSIYQIHSELLVRKKMRLKKNNIYLVRISNQVIEILKDMEVLGNDLSLNNGIPKELIKSPCCKRAYLRGAFLAGGSVNHPERSSYHMEIFSTHQKHCQDLTDLSNQFHLNAKCIERKKGHVMYIKEGEKITEFLNIIGAHQALLYFEDVRIVKDMRNSVNRLVNCDTANLNKTVGAAMKQIENIHLIEKEIGLDQLPERLREVALLRLQHPDMSLTELGELIPSGKVSKSGVNHRLRKINEIALKIKQAKGYTP
- a CDS encoding HPr family phosphocarrier protein, which codes for MAYQQKVTVRLKTGLQARPAALFVQEANRYRSEIFVEKEDKRVNAKSIMGIMSLAIRTGTEITIYASGNDEEQAVNHLSQFVNQEQVG
- a CDS encoding SIMPL domain-containing protein: MKGIVKKLGFVVVAIGLVAGLSIYSPLGGLGSDQPTYAEEIQTNVIQVQGKGKLTVVPDIAMVNLGVMTEDRDASVAIQQNSKIFEDVRRAILSLGIKDKDIKTVSFTTYPQYNWKENQQELRGYQVNHMIQVTLRNTKDIGKVLDAASKAGANRVENIRYTTDKTDEYEKEVLKLALKNAREKADVIAAAIGKQITDVAKVTQLGVPYYPDYYSNYSMEVAAKAGYAADTVITPGEITIETTVDVTFRY
- the clpP gene encoding ATP-dependent Clp endopeptidase proteolytic subunit ClpP, which encodes MEKEGKTMNLVPTVIEQTNRGERAYDIYSRLLKDRIIFLGTPIDDWLANSVVAQLLFLAAEDSEKDIHLYINSPGGSITAGMAIYDTMQFIKPDVSTICIGIAASMGAFLLAAGARGKRFALPNSEVMIHQPLGGAQGQASDIEIQAKRILKMRERLNQVLAERTGQPLEKIQKDTERDYFMSAEEAKAYGLVDSIITSAPKDK
- a CDS encoding guided entry of tail-anchored proteins factor 1 encodes the protein MIDDRLKRMEEMLANLIHIVGNIRSDQEAMWEEQRQMRAELQDVKTEQRQIRAELQDVKTEQRQMRAELQDVKTEQMSMKESILWLKQEQESMRKEAAERHEEILNRLSFIERDVEHTWEKTARNEREIARVKKQLEANLYRE
- a CDS encoding TRAP transporter permease; the protein is MSLKPHKNHHKATENTQQPEQKDHLKLLEKLDNEFRYRQFHSGPWKFIISLLAISLAAYQLYTAYMGPLDALKHRSLHIGVIMALVFLLYPAYKRASRTKMSVIDVIFALLSLSITGYIFVDYQGIIDRMFIFAPNFWDLFFGGLLILLVLEGSRRIIGWALTIISILFLLYAYFGNYMPGLLKHSGKPLEELIAYMYLTTEGIYGTALAVSASYIILFILFGAFLNRSGMGQFFNDVAMGMAGGSTGGPAKVAVISSGFLGSINGSALANVVTTGAFTIPMMKRVGYRPEFAGAVEAAASVGGQIIPPVMGAAAFIMAETLGKPYSEIAIAAILPAVLYYLGVIMIVHLRAKRRGLLGLPKEELPNLKRVILTSGHLLIPIVVLIYLLFTGRTPIFAAFFAIVLSVVVAAFSKKTRMGIRDILKAMEDGVRAALSVAMSTAIVGIIVGVTTLTGLGAKLTQSILVLGQGSLFLTLIYTMIASMIMGMGLPSIPTYIITSTLAAPALLQMGVPPFVSHMFVFYFGIFANITPPVALAAFAGAGISGGDPNKTGIQALRLALAGFIVPYVFVYSNELLLQDLSHWTETLWVMVTSIIGVIALSAAVEGYYKSQIPILLRLIATAGALTLIVPGMITDIIGFALLGIVAIQQYWKNPKQNIQIKEGI
- a CDS encoding DUF1850 domain-containing protein, which translates into the protein MFKRILFLFCILMIILISTMPVLSALTIREQRTGRLIATEFLEDDTFSLQWMHSVELEQWKETFRLTTNGEIQLIESRFKAFGAGTPDTGGREFFLDGDWFVARGFDVVVPSLDIGVSKYSKHRLIINNHVYPLYQWVDDGEYVSIQKEWVSPLQYWKYRILRKEASYVPETPQKSP
- a CDS encoding TAXI family TRAP transporter solute-binding subunit gives rise to the protein MKKWFVLLGSLVLILGLLAGCGGKTESTNSSSGSGAQSSSNTAAPESTSSSSSSAADESVWKGKVLTVLTGGTSGVYFPLGTTLAKVYSEQLGANATAQTTGASAENAAKISQKKAEVGFALADTVADAYQGIGKFEKSGALSNLRGITALYSNYMQLVTTKDSGITKLEDLKGKRVVVGAAGSGTEIMANRILKAAGISYDDINEDFLSFSEGIDGIKNGTVDAAFISSGLPNSGIMELATTKDVNLVPIPQEIVDILKKDYPAFTLDVIPAGTYKGLDQDIPSAVIKNILITYEELDEQAVYELTKTFFENLQALMDTHNAAKAIKLEKGPDGLPLPLHPGAEKYFKEKGVLK